The Nitrosomonas sp. PY1 genomic sequence ATGATGGCCTTTTGGTACCATTTTGCCATTTTGTTTGAAGCTTTATTTATTTTGACTGCGGTCGATGCGGGTACTCGCGCCGGCCGATTCATGTTACAAGACTTGCTCGGATCGTTTATTCCAGCAATGAAGCGTACCGATTCGGTCATAGCCAGTTTGATTGCTACCGCGTTTTGTGTGTCGGGTTGGGGTTATTTTTTATATCAGGGTGTCGTGGACCCATTAGGTGGTATTAATACCCTATGGCCATTATTTGGTATTTCCAATCAAATGCTAGCAGGCATCGCGCTGATTTTATGCACAAGCGTGTTATTTAAAATGAAACAAGATCGCTATGCTTGGGTTACGGTAATTCCATTGACATGGGTCAGTGTGTGTACTTTGACCGCAGCCTGGCAGAAAATTTTTCATGATAACCCGCGTATCGGTTTTCTGGCACACGCCCGACAATACCAAGAAGCCATTGCGCAAGAGATAATACTGGCGCCTGCTAAGTCGATTGAACAAATGCAGCAAGTTGTCTTTAACGATTACGTGAATACATCATTGGCAGCTTTATTTATGTTGGTGCTAATCAGCATGCTGATATTTGGCGTGAAAACCGCATTGCAGGCCCGTGTAATGAATCAGCCAACAGTGCAGGAAACACCCTTTGAATTGCTCCCCTCCCATGTGATGCCACAAAAATAACAGGAGAAACAAATGATATTTGAAATATTCAATACCACAATGACACGTGTAAAGCAAAGCATGCGACTGATGGTGGGTGTGCCCGATTATGAAGCTTATGTGAATCATATGAAAGCAGCTCACCCGGAGCAACCGGTGATGTCATACCCAGAATTCTTCCGTGAGCGCCAGGAAGCGCGTTATGGTGCCAAAGGAAGACTAAATCGCTGTTGTTAAAGCATTCTAGTGTCGGTGGTGGCGTTTCTTGGTTTGTAATAAAACCAGAACAGCACCACCGCCTCCATCCGATGGTTTCGCTTGATAGAAAGCCAGTACGCTAGAGCACTGCGCTAACCAATGACCGACTTGTTTTTTCAATATCGGATCGCGATTGGGTGAACTGAATCCTTTGCCATGGATAACACGAACGCACCGAAATTGGTTTTCAGTACAGTTTTCCAAAAATGCCATCAATTCCTGACGGGCGATATCGCGGGTATAGCCATGCAAATCTAAATTATCTTGAATTGGCCAATAACCCCGGCGTAGGCGACGAAGTGTTTGATGTGACACACCAGGCCGAGCAAAAGACCAATCATCACCCGACTCAATGGATGAAATAAGAGAATCATCAGTAGTTAAATCTACAGAAATATTGATCAAACCAGGCTTTTGCTTCCTGGGAATTGATGTTATCGAGCGCTTGTCCGGAACTATCCGATTGGGAGTGGATAGCGGTGCCACGTCCCGCATAGCATTTCGAAATAAGGCATTATCGCTAATATCACTTAGCATCGCAGTTTCTTTTGTATCACCGTCAGAATCATTCATTTGCCACTTTGTAGCTTGTCGCCATTATCGTTGTTAGGATTGTTTCAAATGATCCAGATATTTCTCGGCATCCAAAGCAGCCATACAGCCGGTTGCGGCACTTGTCACAGCTTGACGGTAGATATGGTCTTGCACATCTCCAGCAGCAAATACTCCAGGAATACTGGTGGCAGTTGCATTGCCCTGATTACCTCCGCGCGTAATGATATAACCTTTTTCCATGTCTAACTGTTCAGCGAAGATATCGGTATTAGGTTTGTGACCAATCGCGATAAACACACCGTGTAGGTTGATTGTTTGTATAGCATCGGTTTCGGTACTTTTAATACGTATACCAGTAACGCCGGATGCATCCCCTAAAACCTCATCGAGTACATGATTGAGCGCCAATTTGATATTGCCGTTGCGAACTTTTTCCATAAGTTGATCAACCAAAATCTTTTCCGAACGAAATTGATCGCGGCGATGTATCAATGTGACCGTACGCGCGATATTTGCCAGATAAAGTGCTTCTTGCACAGCAGTATTACCCCCACCGACTACTGCAACATCCTGCTCTTTATAAAAAAAGCCATCACAAGTAGCACAACCGGAAACACCGCGCCCCATAAATTGTTCTTCCGAAGGCAAACCTAGGTACTGTGCCGAGGCGCCCGTGGCAATGATTAATGCATCACAGGTATAAGTTCCTTGATCGCCAGTGAGTGTCATAGGCTTTTCAGATAGTTTGACTGTATGAATATGATCGAAAATAACTTGCGTATTGAAGCGTTCCGCATGCTTCAAAAAACGCTCCATCAAATCCGGTCCTTGCACGCCCATCGCATCGGCAGGCCAATTATCGACTTCGGTGGTTGTCATTAATTGGCCACCTTGTGCCAAACCAGTAATAAGGACAGGATTGAGATTGGCGCGTGCTGCATAGACTGCTGCAGTATATCCAGCTGGCCCGGAACCAAGAATGAGCAATTTGTGATGTTTGATAGTCATAAATTTGTGATTGTGGATTTAATTAAACTGAAACAATATTGTATTGGCAAAATATGCATTCTTTGTGACTGACCGTTTCGCCGAATCATTCCATATCACTTTCTAATTAGATATATCCATGCTATGGCTTAATCAAGCGACTCGTTACAGATTTTTGCTGCAACATGGTACAAAATGGACTGCTTAGAAAAATCGAACCAATCGCCGGATTCCTTATGACTAGCACCGTTGGGTGTAGTTGCAGCGTTTTTATCAGGATAAAATAGTAACGTAAGAATTCTGGCTTTGTGGTCGATACAATTAAACTCGTAATGCGTTTTTAATGAGTGAAACCGACCGGATTGTTGTTTCTCATAACTCGATAATACCCAAGCTTTTCTAAAATGTTCATTCTTGTCGATAGTTTCCCAATCAACAAAATGCTTTTCCCCGCGTTTGTTTCCTTGGTCAATCGCAGTCCATTCTGCTTGTAAAGGTAACGCAAAGAAGGTCAGAAAAAATAGTATCAGTAATCGATTTGTCATTGTTAACAATTCCGATGAATAAAGCTGCTTAGTTTATGAATGTATTAGATTTCGCGAAGAAAATGCAATATTCATGCAGGATGTTGTAAAAGTGTATTATTTTGCAATAAAAAAGTTTCCACTGTGGAAACTTTGGTCTATTCTTAGCGACGGGTCTCTCAGTGCCAAGTTTTTCTTCAACCAATGTCAAATTACATATCGATCAGCGTGCTTTATGCACGTTTTATTATATCTGGAATAGTTGTGTTTTTTTATAGTCACAGTTAGGCATATTATAAAGTTTTTTATTTTGGAAATCTTTAGAACTGTTACAAACCGCTAGCAATGTTATATATCTTCAACTTGGAGTTAAGTTAATTATGGAAGAACTAAATCAGGCCTGGGTGATGTTGAAGCTCGGTGGCGTTATTATCATACCGCTGGTGGCGTTAGCCATAATTGCAGTGGCAATTATGCTTGAGAAAGCTTTTATTTATTGGCGTTATGCGCGACTATCTAATGATTTGTTAAATCTGGTAGAAACTTATGGTTTTAAATGGAATGACTTAGAAAAAATTCTTTCAGGATTGGATAAACGACATTATTACAAACGCTTCTTCGAGGTAGTCATTTCCAATCGACATAAACCCGCTTGGTGGACTGAATCACGCGCCGCCGATGAGGCGCAAATCATTGAAGAATCTTTGGCGCGTCGTCTTTGGGCACTGGAAACGATTGTTACCGCAGCACCGCTATTAGGGTTGGTAGGAACTGTGGTTGGCATGATGCGGGCTTTTC encodes the following:
- a CDS encoding YbdD/YjiX family protein, with translation MTRVKQSMRLMVGVPDYEAYVNHMKAAHPEQPVMSYPEFFRERQEARYGAKGRLNRCC
- a CDS encoding Smr/MutS family protein → MNDSDGDTKETAMLSDISDNALFRNAMRDVAPLSTPNRIVPDKRSITSIPRKQKPGLINISVDLTTDDSLISSIESGDDWSFARPGVSHQTLRRLRRGYWPIQDNLDLHGYTRDIARQELMAFLENCTENQFRCVRVIHGKGFSSPNRDPILKKQVGHWLAQCSSVLAFYQAKPSDGGGGAVLVLLQTKKRHHRH
- the trxB gene encoding thioredoxin-disulfide reductase; its protein translation is MTIKHHKLLILGSGPAGYTAAVYAARANLNPVLITGLAQGGQLMTTTEVDNWPADAMGVQGPDLMERFLKHAERFNTQVIFDHIHTVKLSEKPMTLTGDQGTYTCDALIIATGASAQYLGLPSEEQFMGRGVSGCATCDGFFYKEQDVAVVGGGNTAVQEALYLANIARTVTLIHRRDQFRSEKILVDQLMEKVRNGNIKLALNHVLDEVLGDASGVTGIRIKSTETDAIQTINLHGVFIAIGHKPNTDIFAEQLDMEKGYIITRGGNQGNATATSIPGVFAAGDVQDHIYRQAVTSAATGCMAALDAEKYLDHLKQS
- a CDS encoding surface-adhesin E family protein; this encodes MTNRLLILFFLTFFALPLQAEWTAIDQGNKRGEKHFVDWETIDKNEHFRKAWVLSSYEKQQSGRFHSLKTHYEFNCIDHKARILTLLFYPDKNAATTPNGASHKESGDWFDFSKQSILYHVAAKICNESLD
- a CDS encoding MotA/TolQ/ExbB proton channel family protein, which produces MEELNQAWVMLKLGGVIIIPLVALAIIAVAIMLEKAFIYWRYARLSNDLLNLVETYGFKWNDLEKILSGLDKRHYYKRFFEVVISNRHKPAWWTESRAADEAQIIEESLARRLWALETIVTAAPLLGLVGTVVGMMRAFQVIGSEGVVNPTAVTGGVAEALIATVVGLAIALVALFGFNYFSRLQSLTMDEMERLGTRLIDNIRLDQQRDSHEAS